GATCTTCGAAGACCGCCATCATGGCCGCATGCCAGACAGGATAATACTGGGAGGACAGGTTGACCGCCAGATCGATCTTGTGCTGGCTCTTGAAATCGGCCAACCGGCCCGCCAACACCTCGGCGTTCGTGTCGTACATTTCCACGAACTCCTGCTTGGCGATGACGGTCAACCTCGGGTGATTGATGTTCCAGAAATCCACATGATGGGAAACAAGCGTGATCCTGGCCTGCGGGAACATGGCCAGCAGCATTTTGAGCACCGGCCGGTAAACGACTTTGACGTCGCCGAGGGCGATGTCGTCCTTGCCCAGCGCCAGGCCCGTGACCACCAGGATGTTTTGAGGCGCGAAGATGCGCAGCTCACGGAAGAAGTTCACGTAAGACGACTTTTGTCCGGCGATCCGCTCGGCCAGATTCGCCACGATGATGCCAAGGACATGACGGGCGCGCATGGCGCCTGCCTGGCCGACCTTTGATTTGGCGGCGTAGGATCTCAATTTCACGATATGCCGGCGGACCATATGGTCATGGAACCGGGTGGCGAACCAGAACGTCAAGGCCAGTCCGACCCCGGCGACGTTCAGGCTGGCAGCGCCGGCGAACAACGCCATCGGGACGGCGTTCATCAGAGCGACCTGGAAGGCGGCGGCAAACCGGCTCTTCGAGCTCCCCGCGTGCATCAGCAGGAAGGCGCTCCAGGTCGCCACCGTTGCCCACACCGGCCCCCAGACCGCCATCAGAGCCAGGTTGATCGTCCAGAACAAAACCTGTTCGATGCGGCCCTGGTTCTCAATCGTCAGGCCGAACTTGATCAATCCCGGATTCCGTTGGGCTCTGCGCAGTAATTTCTCCAGCGCCGGGATCATGGCGACGTGCCCGTCCGGCCTCTCTTGTCCGGCCCGGCGCAGGACGTCCCTCACCACCGACATCGCGCGCTCGTCAGACAACGAGCGCCCGGCTTTTTTCAATTCCGCGACGAAACGGGCGAACTGGCGATCCGCCAGAGCGCGGTCGTTGCCGGACAGTTCCAAAATATGACGGAAATTGGCGACCCAGCTCCGGACAGCCCAGGCCATCACTTCACGGGGCTCGCTGGAGATCTCATTGAAGTCGCCCATGTCGGCTTCATATCCCAGGAGATCCATGTTGGTAATTGAGCCGTGTTCACCCTGCAGAAGGCCGGCATTCAGATTGGCGGTCAGATTGCTCAAATAATTCCGTCTCAAACTGTTGAAATATGCCCTTGCGGCCTGCCTCTCGCCCTGTTGCGGATACATCTCCGCCACGGCTGCATTGAAGATCTCCTGCACAGGCCGGCCTTCGCGGTCAAAGAAAAGATTGAGGAGGCGGTAATCCCCGATCGGGATCCGGATCGTAACGCCGTATTGATCAAAGATCGGCAGGACGGCAATGCTCAAGCGGGTCGGGAGACCGCCGGCCCTGACAACCCGGCCTTCGCGGTTCGGCGCGATGATCCCGTTGAACAGCGGTTCGAGCCCGACCGGAACCTGCGAACGGAACTGATGCCACCAGTCCAGATAAACGCCGGGTTTACCCACCGCCTGTTCATGCACCGTCGCCGGAATATCGGAAGCAATGTTATGACGCTGATAAGCCGGCGTGCCGGCGCCCTTGAATTCAAGCCCGAAGAAGTGATGCTCAGCAACGGCCGACCGTTTTATCTTTTCGGCCGCGTTGATGATGGCATTGTCCTTGTCTGTCCAAACGGTATAACCCACCGGCAACAGGATAGACCGGCCGGCGATCCCCAGCACCGGCATCGTGGCCGGGCGTCCGCCGATGACAATTCTCTTCAGCCCGAAGCGGGCGTAAACTTCCTCATCGCTCAAAGCCCGAAGCGCGATCTCTTTATTGACGGTACTGGTCCTGCGGATCAACTCATACATCTCCGGCGTGATGCCGATCCCGGACGGGAACAGGACCTGGCGCTGTCCTGCGGGCCTCTCGATTTCAATCTGTTCATAGAACGGCCCGGCTATCAGCACAAGC
The sequence above is a segment of the Candidatus Omnitrophota bacterium genome. Coding sequences within it:
- a CDS encoding glycosyltransferase family 9 protein, which translates into the protein EYTIVVTTDETVLGTGKNGLPMIAETNVVDAVNYHPAYFAQSDSKRLEINYHEFVSHIARNEPNERRAAADTKRFVRRLRSLPAFSARAFRALRRTATRNAEEIVRSHATSIIVDQQTGERVYFTAGQPFVRLDADVYIKEGMAWNIPAGVRLPASLRRLLNTRQGGLVLIAGPFYEQIEIERPAGQRQVLFPSGIGITPEMYELIRRTSTVNKEIALRALSDEEVYARFGLKRIVIGGRPATMPVLGIAGRSILLPVGYTVWTDKDNAIINAAEKIKRSAVAEHHFFGLEFKGAGTPAYQRHNIASDIPATVHEQAVGKPGVYLDWWHQFRSQVPVGLEPLFNGIIAPNREGRVVRAGGLPTRLSIAVLPIFDQYGVTIRIPIGDYRLLNLFFDREGRPVQEIFNAAVAEMYPQQGERQAARAYFNSLRRNYLSNLTANLNAGLLQGEHGSITNMDLLGYEADMGDFNEISSEPREVMAWAVRSWVANFRHILELSGNDRALADRQFARFVAELKKAGRSLSDERAMSVVRDVLRRAGQERPDGHVAMIPALEKLLRRAQRNPGLIKFGLTIENQGRIEQVLFWTINLALMAVWGPVWATVATWSAFLLMHAGSSKSRFAAAFQVALMNAVPMALFAGAASLNVAGVGLALTFWFATRFHDHMVRRHIVKLRSYAAKSKVGQAGAMRARHVLGIIVANLAERIAGQKSSYVNFFRELRIFAPQNILVVTGLALGKDDIALGDVKVVYRPVLKMLLAMFPQARITLVSHHVDFWNINHPRLTVIAKQEFVEMYDTNAEVLAGRLADFKSQHKIDLAVNLSSQYYPVWHAAMMAVFEDHVSVSTTRGAMIRKDGMVRYFPLLTWKKHLYTTPGLNAVKAINILRQVVPEEALLSQDDFFALRPEDRAWFKGISRNGPKQTLLLNLFASRLYRDWRDVKAVAEFVEAMVSQHGLRVIFPAPMSRDQENIIYRIRNLVSAESQPEVRVAAQSGLHHLKVLIYLSDYIVTVDTGVTHFADALGKRPVVLFNYRWSRPATILMNWLPSEYTKAHKDYVTSWIPSGYAVNAIHEKVVRKMGQSGKANYGQETTPRQKGQAEADYGPRTTVFKAKAAMKDGRLVLGIPEVDLSGGKFAEELQRDYDRLVVQGRAPPQRVLNGTVEAGTSLTYSDRGGSVPPADREYTIVVTTDETVLGTGKNGLP